The Lolium rigidum isolate FL_2022 unplaced genomic scaffold, APGP_CSIRO_Lrig_0.1 contig_8291_1, whole genome shotgun sequence genomic sequence TGTACTAAGTGAAGCTGTAGGATCAGTGCATCATTGTTTCTTCGGCGATTCGTGCCTGGTTTTAGGTTCACGCCGAGTTCAGTCAAAGTACAACAGCTTCAGAATGTGGCGTTtcccgttagggcatctccagcgggccgacccgtatttcggacgtccgaaatgtccatttgcatcggcccgcggacgcgatgtggcccagagcgaccgtttgcgtctgcggtacctccagcggtgcggacgcatttttTAACCGGGGACACCGTCAAGCTCGCTAatttttacgtcccgtcgaggactgccgccggcgattaaatgttcccgcgcgacgacgatcgttcccacgcttgcccaatacattggcaggTTTCGCCGCGTCGCGCGCGGGGAAACGCCttgcgcgccaacgccgtttcccgccccgccgtggctatatatggtggacaccggcgggggcgacgagcacacctcaagctaccatccatccatggccgaccacatgaattgggagcacgttgttcacatgtgccgccagctccacccggaggaggaggaggtagccgtcgccggcgttgaggcccagcagctggacctggaggtggcggcggcaggggcggaggcggcggagcgcgcggaagggcgcctcgtggcgaccagggcggagattgcaaacgccatggccgagctcgctgacgccagggccgagctcgcggaggcgcgggcggccatcgcggcccctccggccgacgccgtcatccacgacatcgcggacgacgacgtccccgtgcccatgcgcttcgagtgcgccggcgaccagcggattctgctcgcgtccttcgagtccctcgGGCGGGGACGCCCGGCGTCGTCggcttgggtggcggaggaggaagcccacggcctatgcgatggccatggctcgggGTAATGTGCtctgacctggactcgctccagcgtaagggcccttctcccgcgcgggtcgagcaggagaaccgcgagctagaggccgccatcgccgccagggacgaagcggtgacggcggcggctagggacagggcccggttcgtcgccgacgtggcggcgatccaggcggcggcccaggcgaacgaggacgcgtcggcggtccaggcggcagcggaggaggaggaggcccaggcggcgACTGCGGCTGCCAAGGTGGCGGAGGCCCAGGCGGTGGCCCTGTGGGACAGcaccctggccgaggccctcgaacggcgcAGCGGCGGGGCGAGATGTTCGTTCGCCGCCGCTGCGCGCGcgcggagtgcgcgaagcgcCCCGCTCGACGACGGCGATAACGATAATCGAGGCCGCGTGATCGCgataaccgaggccggtgtaggccgcgcgacggcgagtaggtacggccattgtagttttaggttaactcgactaaccatctctgtaaagatggtccttttggccaatcaatagtaatgaaaaaatcttttgcttacctactcaCTGCCGACCGGGTCCGGATGCACCCAAGGCGGACAgattccgcgaccgccgagcgtccgtggagacgcaaatctggcaaatatttgggccaggtttgcgtctccgcggacggtccggttactatgcgtcgccccgttggaggtagtctgcagacgcatttccggtcacgctggagatgcccttacaccaCGAATTGGGCCTCCGATGTTCATTCATGTCCAGTACAAAAGCTATTCATGTGGCTTGTCCTCACCAGGCCCATCAAGGTTTCGACTGGAACCTGTCAGCTGTCACTCCCGGCCACGGCAGCCGGCAGCCAATCGAAGCGCGCCGGAGATGGCAAACGTGGCGCTCCTCTCCGCCGCCTCGCCCTCCACCTCAtccgccgcctcgctcctcccTCGCCGCCATCCATCTCGCCGCTCCGCCTGCTTCCCAAGACCAGCCTCCAAGCTGTCCGTCGGTAAGTCCGCCTCGACACTCGATGCCTGCTCTCCATCCCCAAAATTTAGGCCTCTCCCCGCTGTTACCTAGCCGCTGTAGCCCCGATGAACTCTTCCCTGTAATCTGAGCTGTGTCCATGCTTCTCAGTTTCTGCCGACTGTGCTGTGTGTTTTTATGTGTCACTCTGACGGTCTGTCTGACCTGCTTTGTGCGATTCTGCAACTCATTCTGCAGTGGCCGCAATGGGCGACGACCCGATCAAGGAATGGATCCTCACGGAGGGGAAGGCCACGAAGATTACAGGGACAAGCTCCATCGGGGGTGGCTGCATTAACGCTGCACAACGCTATGAGACCGACGCTGGCTCCTTTTTCGTGAAGACCAACAGGTGTGCTGAAACAAATTTATGTTTGAAGCTCATCATTTCGTGGAGTAGTGCACAATGCTAGTGGCAACTCATCATGTCGTCGGGCCCAATCTGCAATACTACTCCACACTGTTGCCAACGGCCGACTGCAATCATCTTGTTGTATGCCAGGCGCATCGGTCCATCTATGTTTGAAGGGGAGGCTCTGGGCCTGAAGGCAATGTATGACACCAAGTCAATCCGTGTTCCTTTGCCATACAAGGTGAGTAGAGACTCGGATGCAAGAACATGTACAAGTTGTGTGATGCATAAAACAGTACAATATATGACTAACACAATACGTGACTGAAACTGCATTGATGTGTGCACCATGCAATtttgttttacaagtttgaaaTGTGGTGTACGCTATTGCACTCAAACTGTTTCAATTCTACTCATATCAAGGTTGTTACATTATCTGAGGAACCTAGCGTCTACTGATTGGACTAGAACTAATATACAACTGTTGAGAAAATTTAGCATACTTACTCTGTGTACCCTAATACAGGTGGGATCGTTACCAACCGGCGGATCTTTTATCATCATGGAGTTTATTCAATTTGGTCGTTCTAGAGGAGACCAGGTAACCTTGTCCAGAAACCCCTTTCATACAAAGAAAAAGGTAACTTTGCACCTTATATTCCAATCTTTCGTTTGAATCCTTTATTTTGAACAAATCGGTTATTGCCAGTCAGCTCTGGGAAGGAAGCTCGCTGAAATGCATAAAGCTGCAAAATCTGATAAGGGCTATGGTTTCCATGTTGAAAATACAATTGGAAGGTACAGTTAAGTGTTTGGTATTCTAAAATTAGACGATTTATCCCTTTTATAACCAGAAGAGGTAGTTTCACAGTGACATGCATCTGCTCAATTTTACCTCTTGTTCTGTCTCTAGCTGTGTGACATGCAAAACTCAAGTTTGCTTGAAATCCTACTACATTGGTCTTTTTAACCCACCAATTTTCGCAATGTAGCACTCCCCAAATTAACACTTGGACTGCTGACTGGATTGAGTTTTACTCGAAGCATAGGCTGGGATACCAATTAGAGTTGATATCACAGCGGTTTGGAGATTCAGCCATATATGAAAAAGGTACATAGGAGAAAAGAGCAATAAATGTGAAGTTGACTTATGTGTTCCTAGTTCGTGTCATGCTCCATCAATAACTGGGTGCTCATCATTTCTCTTTCGATTTGTGATCATTCATCTTAGCTAACATTTGGCAAGTTTGCAACAATTCATATGATGTATGTTCCTCTTGAGCAGGTCAGCGATTGATCAAGAATATGCATCCACTTTTTGATGGTGCTGTTATTGAGCCATGCCTTCTTCACGGAGATTTATGGAGTGGAAACATAAGCTCTGATACTAATGGAGATCCTGTGATATTGGATCCAGCATGCTACTGTATGCAAAATTCATTATTTATTTCCTCCATTTCCAGAATCACAATTGTTTTATGCAGTCTATTGCTTTCCTGAATTTCTTGCACACACTTATTAGATCCCACAGGCAGTACCTCATCATTTTTTCTTTATCTGCAGATGGACACAATGAAGCAGAGTTTGGGATGTCGTGGTGTGCTGGATTTGGAGGGGAATTCTATAACTCTTATTTTGAGGTATCCACTTTTTCATTTTGCTCCACACCTGTATCTGGCACCACTAGCATATGCAGATAAAGAATTCACTTATCATTATCCGAAATGCTGAAAGGGTCAACTAACTGGTTGCTACTTCAAAACTAATTGATATTTTGCAATAAATTGGGATACAATTTCTGTATCACTCCGATAAAATAAAGTCCCTCACCTTGAGTTGTACTCATTGAGTTCATTCCCCTGAGTGGGCTACTCAATTTGTCTCTCTCTCTTCCTATATAACTATCACCTCTTGTACCGGGTGGCTACTGAATTTACTGTTATGATAGAAAGTTTGAATGTAACATACTGAACTTCAATTCAGGTGATGCCAAAACAGCCAGGCTTTGAGAAGAGAAGGGACCTGTATCTCCTCTACCACTACCTGAATCACTACAACCTTTTTGGCTCTGGGTACCGCTCATCAGCTATGTCTATCATTGACGACTACTTGCGGATGCTGAAGGCATAGCCCCACTTAGTGCAACAGAAAAAGAAGTAAGCGATGCAGGTATAGATGACATGTTTTATGTATAATTCTGCAGATGTTGCGAACTTAGTGCAACATCTTCACACTTCGCTGTACATTCTTTTTACCCTTTTCTTACAGCACTGTACAACTGAAAGATCTTCACATATATATATGTAAATGTGACGGTGTTAATCCATGTGATCTTGTTTCTTGATAACTTTGCGTATGACCCAAAAAAGAAAGTGTATGCTTTCACTGTCATCTGTAGTATGGTGGACTGTTATCAGGATACTGTCGTCGGGGATCCGCGAGAACGGGTCAACCTGATAGTGACCCTCTGACCAACTAAACTATCCCTAGTCAATTGGATTGACACTAATATGATACATGTCTGCTGCCTGGGCGTTCTTAACATCCCTGTAAAGGCAGCATCCATGCCTGCGCACTGAGGACATTTTTAACAACCTAGGACGGCCCGACGTGGCGGCTCGCCATTCGACCACCCCATGAAAAGATGATGAGAACTTTAGGCTTTGCCTCATCCTGTGTGCTCCCCAGCTAATCCCTCGCAAAGCAAGCAGCCCAGACGCGTTTGAGAATTCTTTCCAATTCTTCACCGCCAATGGCACCAAACCCCCTGTTTTTAAACCCTCGGCGTGATCCTCGGAATTACAGCACGTTCCTGGCTGCCACTGGCATTATCGTTCCCCTGCACTTCCCTGGAAGTTTTAGCTTGTTTTGAACGCCCTTGTGCTGTGCATTGGTGTATTCGTTTGCGTGCGCGCGGACGTGAACGTGGCGTTGTTGCTGCCGGGGATCAGAGAGCCGGGCAAGTCCAGCAGGATCTGGCTGGGCACGTACCGGACGCCGGAGATGGCCGCCGCCGCGTACGACGTCGCCGCATTGGCGCTGCGGGGcgccgaggccgccggccccgcgcTCAACTTCCCCTACGAGGCATTGTCGCGCCCAGCGCCGGTCTCGCGCGCGCCGGACGACATCAGAGCGGCCGCCACGGCCGCTGCGGCGGCCATGGTGAGCGGTGCCGGGAATCTGCAGGTGGCTGATAGCGCCTGTTCTGGGGCGGGTGATCAGCGGCACGTGGTGGATGTGGACGACGTGCT encodes the following:
- the LOC124682301 gene encoding protein-ribulosamine 3-kinase, chloroplastic isoform X2, with translation MANVALLSAASPSTSSAASLLPRRHPSRRSACFPRPASKLSVVAAMGDDPIKEWILTEGKATKITGTSSIGGGCINAAQRYETDAGSFFVKTNRRIGPSMFEGEALGLKAMYDTKSIRVPLPYKVGSLPTGGSFIIMEFIQFGRSRGDQSALGRKLAEMHKAAKSDKGYGFHVENTIGSTPQINTWTADWIEFYSKHRLGYQLELISQRFGDSAIYEKGQRLIKNMHPLFDGAVIEPCLLHGDLWSGNISSDTNGDPVILDPACYYGHNEAEFGMSWCAGFGGEFYNSYFEVMPKQPGFEKRRDLYLLYHYLNHYNLFGSGYRSSAMSIIDDYLRMLKA
- the LOC124682301 gene encoding protein-ribulosamine 3-kinase, chloroplastic isoform X1, coding for MANVALLSAASPSTSSAASLLPRRHPSRRSACFPRPASKLSVVAAMGDDPIKEWILTEGKATKITGTSSIGGGCINAAQRYETDAGSFFVKTNRRIGPSMFEGEALGLKAMYDTKSIRVPLPYKVGSLPTGGSFIIMEFIQFGRSRGDQVTLSRNPFHTKKKSALGRKLAEMHKAAKSDKGYGFHVENTIGSTPQINTWTADWIEFYSKHRLGYQLELISQRFGDSAIYEKGQRLIKNMHPLFDGAVIEPCLLHGDLWSGNISSDTNGDPVILDPACYYGHNEAEFGMSWCAGFGGEFYNSYFEVMPKQPGFEKRRDLYLLYHYLNHYNLFGSGYRSSAMSIIDDYLRMLKA